One region of Oryza glaberrima chromosome 7, OglaRS2, whole genome shotgun sequence genomic DNA includes:
- the LOC127780676 gene encoding F-box protein At3g07870-like isoform X1: MVLLLLLLLLPPSPPLQGDPLLSRRRTGGEVDEAMASRSQCAKVSGEAGTTASPSAAGGGGGGAALPADVLFEVLLRLGPKDVCRLRGVCRSWRALTTDATFVTAHAARHRGPLLAGGVLDFDAFPSVDVLLMDLSGSVVKRIRHAATHLVLPTTNLDLLCVTEVYTCRATLLNPVTGAAVHLPEPLSTPHSLRGRSLSDFDGSFKYGRDSNGDYKVLRVLTDCHNKQCPEQLFEILSLDESSRYHMRWRAKKALPMCVRRDAIGGVVINGVVYFLLDGRPNGVKNAHRESYEMDHMALFDLCSERWISYLEGPMATHPEMNNIDEILPEPLEMSVYQNLSLSELSGALVVAQYTDYRSAEIKSYVDLWYLMDSEKQIWEKKYRIVLEMDTWDTEHIFPHAHPSLILDDGRILIYITVHLANFEGQYARRVMRLYDPETDTLGSDLVDVKNIHSIGFFSGSLLSIQNGQGL; encoded by the exons atggtgctcctcctcctcctccttctcctcccaccATCGCCACCATTGCAAGGAGatcccctcctctctcgccgccgcaccggagGTGAGGTAGACGAAG CAATGGCGTCGCGGAGCCAGTGCGCCAAGGTGAGCGGCGAGGCGGGGACGACGGcgtccccctccgccgccggcggcggaggcggcggcgcggcgctgccGGCGGACGTGCTGTTCGAGGTGCTGCTGCGGCTGGGGCCCAAGGACGTGTGCCGCCTCCGCGGCGTGTGCAGGTCGTGGCGGGCGCTCACCACCGACGCGACGTTCGTCACTGCgcacgccgcgcgccaccgcggcccgctcctcgccggcggcgtgctcgACTTCGACGCGTTCCCCTCCGTCGACGTCCTCCTCATGGACCTCTCCGGCAGCGTCGTCAAGCGCatccgccacgccgccacccACCTCGTCCTCCCCACCACCAACCTCGACCTCCTCTGCGTCACCGAGGTCTACACCTGCAGGGCCACCCTCCTCAACCcggtcaccggcgccgccgtccacctgCCGGAGCCGCTGTCGACGCCGCACTCCCTCCGGGGAAGATCTCTGAGCGACTTCGACGGCTCCTTCAAGTACGGCAGGGACAGCAATGGCGATTACAAGGTGCTCCGCGTCCTCACGGATTGCCACAACAAGCAATGCCCCGAACAGCTGTTCGAGATCTTGAGTCTGGACGAGAGCAGCAGATACCATATGCGGTGGAGGGCCAAGAAGGCGCTGCCGATGTGCGTCCGGAGGGACGCCATCGGCGGCGTCGTCATCAATGGCGTCGTCTACTTCTTGCTGGATGGCCGTCCCAATGGCGTCAAGAACGCGCATCGCGAATCCTACGAGATGGATCACATGGCCCTGTTCGATCTCTGCTCCGAGAGGTGGATATCATACCTGGAGGGACCAATGGCGACCCATCCGGAGATGAACAACATCGATGAGATCCTCCCTGAGCCCCTTGAGATGTCGGTGTACCAGAATCTGTCATTGTCCGAGCTGAGTGGTGCATTGGTTGTAGCTCAGTACACGGATTATCGAAGCGCGGAGATCAAATCCTACGTAGACCTCTGGTATCTGATGGACTCGGAGAAGCAGATTTGGGAGAAGAAGTATAGGATTGTTTTGGAGATGGATACCTGGGACACTGAACACATTTTCCCTCATGCACATCCCTCACTGATTCTAGATGATGGCAGGATACTCATCTACATAACTGTGCACTTAGCCAACTTCGAAGGGCAATACGCGAGGCGGGTGATGCGGTTATATGATCCGGAGACGGACACTTTGGGTTCAGACTTG
- the LOC127779320 gene encoding uncharacterized protein LOC127779320, with protein sequence MRSPLKSPATRSKAVVARVVDLIRAESAEQQSMAEGRRTSTHSPSQALAKSPVDNLLQSQALYMQSETPNFSNLASWIPEGMDPTKAFKVTIKMGSYMAKDDSGRIEYITARSIQLAAINSDAELIEAFEMYFVERAIQLNMFVQEIGPKWSGKLMLGMTMEAVMMSQNTSSAQNFSQPSSVVEQRTPQLSIIPVPPAAPNLSITPAAAAAPNLSITPAAAAAPNLSITPAAAPNLSDPSAAQNKEDASPNKEVELVLPSVAVTADDYVGVDDEGIYGVAPMVGPIPEVEIGEDPTEHLLEREDEITDSVPSLRHFAILKQFEFGVDYSDKTKFGASCCDPDCKWRIHASRLQDEHSFQIKTVGSDHECTSTSFSSDKMASSKWVALNVMDWLVENPTLGPKELKRRIKEKYQVDVSYFKVWAGKEACLEQIQGSWVESFDRLFNFKAEVEKRCPGSLVEIDYKENKGKHQFSKLFVALKPCIDGFLQGCRPYLGIDSTFLIGKYRGQLAAATAIDGHNWMFPVAYGIFESEAAENWVWFLQKLKQAIGTPRGLALHTDVGIGLTKAVGIVFPKGVEHRECMMHMWKNMMKKFHGTAIDDNIWPAARAYDTIFYDKYMGKIKAGLPVDELADKLRQMMMEKIEVRRSVAAKFEGTIIPSVIKELNAITRDLKGYIVKLSSSTEAEVSGSYKDGTAWRESVDLEANECSCNQWQISGKPCTHALAVICSKRDKVEKYVNKYYSVQMFKAAYSHAIRQCQAKNLKYN encoded by the exons ATGAGGAGTCCATTGAAGTCGCCAGCAACACGGTCCAAAGCGGTGGTGGCTCGAGTTGTAGATCTGATTCGAGCTGAATCAGCAGAGCAGCAGTCCATGGCAGAGGGCAGGAGGACATCAACGCATTCTCCAAGCCAAGCTCTTGCAAAGTCCCCAGTGGACAATCTCCTGCAAAGCCAAGCTCTGTACATGCAAAGTGAGACACCAAACTTCAGTAACTTGGCTTCTTGGATTCCAGAAGG GATGGATCCTACCAAGGCGTTCAAAGTTACTATTAAAATGGGATCATATATGGCAAAGGATGATAGTGGTAGGATTGAGTACATCACTGCCAGATCCATCC AGTTAGCAGCAATTAATTCTGATGCAGAGCTTATTGAAGCATTTGAAATGTATTTCGTCGAGAGGGCAATCCAATTAAACATGTTTGTGCAGGAGATAGGACCAAAATGGTCTGGTAAGTTAATGCTTGGCATGACCATGGAGGCTGTTATGATGTCACAGAATACCTCTAGTGCTCAGAACTTCTCCCAACCATCTAGTGTGGTTGAGCAACGTACTCCACAATTATCAATTATTCCGGTTCCACCAGCAGCTCCAAATCTTTCTAttacaccagcagcagcagcagctccaaaTCTTTCTAttacaccagcagcagcagcagctccaaaTCTTTCTATTacaccagcagcagctccaAATCTTTCTGATCCATCTGCAGCTCAAAATAAAGAAGATGCATCTCCAAATAAAGAAGTTGAACTAGTTCTTCCTTCAGTAGCAGTTACTGCTGATGACTATGTTGGGGTTGATGATGAGGGGATTTATGGTGTTGCTCCCATGGTGGGGCCAATACCTGAGGTTGAGATAGGTGAAGATCCAACAGAGCATTTGTTGGAACGTGAAGATGAAATTACTGACAGTGTACCTT CTCTTAGACATTTCGCAATTCTGaaacaatttgaatttggtGTTGACTATAGTGACAAGACAAAATTTGGTGCCTCATGCTGTGATCCTGATTGCAAGTGGAGAATACATGCTTCTAGGCTTCAAGATGAGCATTCATTTCAG ataaAGACTGTTGGGTCAGACCATGAATGTACTTCTACAAGTTTTTCTAGTGACAAGATGGCTTCTTCTAAGTGGGTTGCACTTAATGTGATGGATTGGTTAGTTGAAAACCCTACCCTTGGCCCTAAGGAGCTGAAGAGAAGGATCAAAGAGAAGTACCAAGTGGATGTCTCATACTTCAAGGTTTGGGCTGGCAAAGAGGCTTGTCTTGAACAAATTCAAGGTTCATGGGTGGAAAGCTTTGATAGATTATTCAACTTCAAGGCAGAAGTAGAGAAAAGATGCCCAGGAAGTTTAGTGGAGATAGACTACAAGGAGAACAAAGGAAAACATCAGTTCAGCAAGCTGTTTGTGGCTCTCAAGCCTTGCATAGATGGATTCCTTCAAGGTTGTAGACCTTACCTTGGCATCGACTCAACCTTTTTGATAGGAAAGTATAGAGGTCAACTAGCAGCTGCTACTGCTATAGATGGTCATAACTGGATGTTTCCAGTAGCCTATGGCATATTTGAGTCTGAAGCTGCTGAAAATTGGGTTTGGTTTCTTCAAAAACTTAAGCAAGCAATCGGCACACCCCGTGGACTAGCATTGCATACAGATGTTGGAATTGGCTTGACAAAAGCTGTTGGTATTGTATTTCCGAAAGGAGTGGAACATAGGGAGTGCATGATGCACATGTGGAAGAATATGATGAAGAAGTTCCACGGTACTGCCATCGATGACAACATTTGGCCTGCAGCAAGAGCTTATGATAcaatattttatgataaatacATGGGGAAGATCAAAGCG GGGCTCCCAGTTGATGAGCTTGCTGACAAGCTTAGACAAATGATGATGGAAAAAATAGAGGTGAGAAGAAGTGTTGCAGCAAAGTTTGAAGGTACAATTATTCCTAGTGTCATCAAGGAGCTCAATGCAATAACCAGGGATCTAAAAGGATATATAGTAAAGCTAAGCTCCTCGACAGAAGCAGAGGTTAGTGGATCCTACAAGGATGGGACTGCTTGGAGGGAATCAGTTGACCTAGAAGCAAATGAATGCTCCTGCAACCAGTGGCAAATATCTGGCAAGCCTTGTACTCATGCTCTTGCTGTGATCTGCTCAAAGAGGGATAAGGTTGAGAAGTATGTTAATAAATACTACTCAGTTCAAATGTTCAAGGCTGCCTACTCCCATGCAATTAGGCAATGCCAG GCCAAGAACCTCAAATACAACTAA
- the LOC127780914 gene encoding NAD(P)H-quinone oxidoreductase subunit S, chloroplastic gives MAPTTPASFLRPPPLPNHHHHPRIVRLPPPSATFRVADLLGGRGLCNGEVGIRKELASDPPAAPPSTTASSDEPAESPPPAASGVDPDAFDKEMMGLTGGFPGGEVGLKDFVAKNPPPPKPAHRKGLAGGAAATTAERPRAPELPLFLPGMVVLVKNPDNAYHMYCGIVQRVTDGKVGVLFEGGIWDRLITFDLDELEGREKGPPMVNPKSVLLESLAAEMEDDVAKEEEGEEARKKEEEGTAAAA, from the coding sequence ATGGCGCCCACCAcccccgcctccttcctccgcccgccgccgctgcccaaccaccaccaccacccccgcatcGTCCGCCTGCCCCCTCCCTCGGCGACCTTCCgcgtcgccgacctcctcggCGGCCGGGGACTCTGCAACGGCGAGGTCGGCATCCGCAAGGAGCTCGCCTCCGAcccccccgccgcgccgccatccaCCACCGCTTCTTCCGACGAGCCcgcggagtcgccgccgccggctgcgtcCGGGGTGGACCCGGACGCGTTCGACAAGGAGATGATGGGCCTCACCGGCGGATtccccggcggcgaggtcggcctCAAGGACTTCGTCGCCAAGAACCCGCCTCCCCCCAAGCCGGCGCACAGGAAaggtctcgccggcggcgccgccgcgaccacGGCGGAGCGGCCGAGGGCGCCGGAGCTGCCGCTGTTCCTCCCCGGGATGGTGGTGCTCGTCAAGAACCCCGACAACGCCTACCACATGTACTGCGGCATCGTGCAGCGCGTCACCGACGGCAAGGTCGGGGTGCTGTTCGAGGGGGGGATCTGGGACAGGCTCATCACCTTCGATCTCGACGAGCtcgaggggagggagaagggccCGCCCATGGTGAACCCTAAGTCCGTGCTGCTCGAGTCCCTCGCCGCGGAGATGGAGGACGATGtggccaaggaggaggagggagaggaggccaggaagaaggaggaggaaggcaccgccgccgcggcttgA
- the LOC127780676 gene encoding F-box protein At3g07870-like isoform X2 — translation MASRSQCAKVSGEAGTTASPSAAGGGGGGAALPADVLFEVLLRLGPKDVCRLRGVCRSWRALTTDATFVTAHAARHRGPLLAGGVLDFDAFPSVDVLLMDLSGSVVKRIRHAATHLVLPTTNLDLLCVTEVYTCRATLLNPVTGAAVHLPEPLSTPHSLRGRSLSDFDGSFKYGRDSNGDYKVLRVLTDCHNKQCPEQLFEILSLDESSRYHMRWRAKKALPMCVRRDAIGGVVINGVVYFLLDGRPNGVKNAHRESYEMDHMALFDLCSERWISYLEGPMATHPEMNNIDEILPEPLEMSVYQNLSLSELSGALVVAQYTDYRSAEIKSYVDLWYLMDSEKQIWEKKYRIVLEMDTWDTEHIFPHAHPSLILDDGRILIYITVHLANFEGQYARRVMRLYDPETDTLGSDLVDVKNIHSIGFFSGSLLSIQNGQGL, via the coding sequence ATGGCGTCGCGGAGCCAGTGCGCCAAGGTGAGCGGCGAGGCGGGGACGACGGcgtccccctccgccgccggcggcggaggcggcggcgcggcgctgccGGCGGACGTGCTGTTCGAGGTGCTGCTGCGGCTGGGGCCCAAGGACGTGTGCCGCCTCCGCGGCGTGTGCAGGTCGTGGCGGGCGCTCACCACCGACGCGACGTTCGTCACTGCgcacgccgcgcgccaccgcggcccgctcctcgccggcggcgtgctcgACTTCGACGCGTTCCCCTCCGTCGACGTCCTCCTCATGGACCTCTCCGGCAGCGTCGTCAAGCGCatccgccacgccgccacccACCTCGTCCTCCCCACCACCAACCTCGACCTCCTCTGCGTCACCGAGGTCTACACCTGCAGGGCCACCCTCCTCAACCcggtcaccggcgccgccgtccacctgCCGGAGCCGCTGTCGACGCCGCACTCCCTCCGGGGAAGATCTCTGAGCGACTTCGACGGCTCCTTCAAGTACGGCAGGGACAGCAATGGCGATTACAAGGTGCTCCGCGTCCTCACGGATTGCCACAACAAGCAATGCCCCGAACAGCTGTTCGAGATCTTGAGTCTGGACGAGAGCAGCAGATACCATATGCGGTGGAGGGCCAAGAAGGCGCTGCCGATGTGCGTCCGGAGGGACGCCATCGGCGGCGTCGTCATCAATGGCGTCGTCTACTTCTTGCTGGATGGCCGTCCCAATGGCGTCAAGAACGCGCATCGCGAATCCTACGAGATGGATCACATGGCCCTGTTCGATCTCTGCTCCGAGAGGTGGATATCATACCTGGAGGGACCAATGGCGACCCATCCGGAGATGAACAACATCGATGAGATCCTCCCTGAGCCCCTTGAGATGTCGGTGTACCAGAATCTGTCATTGTCCGAGCTGAGTGGTGCATTGGTTGTAGCTCAGTACACGGATTATCGAAGCGCGGAGATCAAATCCTACGTAGACCTCTGGTATCTGATGGACTCGGAGAAGCAGATTTGGGAGAAGAAGTATAGGATTGTTTTGGAGATGGATACCTGGGACACTGAACACATTTTCCCTCATGCACATCCCTCACTGATTCTAGATGATGGCAGGATACTCATCTACATAACTGTGCACTTAGCCAACTTCGAAGGGCAATACGCGAGGCGGGTGATGCGGTTATATGATCCGGAGACGGACACTTTGGGTTCAGACTTG
- the LOC127778384 gene encoding phosphoacetylglucosamine mutase, translated as MAELAAGGDQRAALLAAATLFPPPPDGARFSYGTAGFRAEGAAMGPAVCRAGVVAALRSAKLGGAAVGVVITASHNPVRDNGVKIVDADGGMLSQDWEPFADALANAPNPDALLQIVLQFAKDEDIKLGGSQSAQVLLARDTRPTGEYLLDVAVKGVNAVIGAVAVDMGILTTPQLHWMVRSKNKGLKSSETDYFSQVIDSFRCLLELVPKDKEADAINNRLIVDGANGIGGLKLEEIKAKISGLDIHVRNSGKGEGILNESCGADFVQKEKVVPLGFGPEDVGFRCASFDGDADRLVYFRIVSSSDTRIDLVDGDKILSLFVLFIREQLDIINGKDNKGNEVLPTRFGVIQTAYANGASTDFLKNIGLEVVFTPTGVKYLHKEALKYDIGIYFEANGHGTVLFSDHFVSQLESLTSEFSSKAAGSSQHQAAMRLLATSQLINQAVGDALSGMLLVEAVLQYKGWSFQNWCDLYTDLPSRQLKVKVQDRNSIVTTDAERRVCQPNGLQELIDGEISNYSHGRCFVRPSGTEDVVRVYAEASSEEAADSLAKRVAQHVERILG; from the exons atggccgagctcgCGGCGGGAGGCGACCAGCGCGCCGCGCTGCTCGCGGCGGCCACcctcttcccgccgccgcccgacggcGCGAGGTTCTCGTACGGGACGGCGGGGTTCCGCGCGGAGGGGGCCGCCATGGGCCCCGCGGTGTGCCGCGccggggtggtggcggcgttgcGATCGGCCAAgctgggcggcgccgccgtgggggtGGTCATCACGGCCTCGCACAACCCGGTCCGCGACAACGGCGTCAAGATCGTCGACGCGGACGGCGGGATGCTGTCGCAGGACTGGGAGCCGTTCGCCGACGCACTCGCCAATGCCCCCAACCCCGACGCCCTCCTCCAG ATAGTGCTTCAGTTTGCAAAAGATGAGGATATTAAACTTGGTGGAAGCCAGTCGGCACAAGTGCTGCTGGCAAGAGACACGAGGCCAACTGGAGAGTACCTCCTTGATGTGGCGGTGAAG GGAGTAAATGCGGTAATAGGTGCAGTAGCAGTTGACATGGGGATCCTCACCACTCCACAGCTGCATTGGATGGTCCGAAGTAAAAACAAAGGACTGAAGTCTTCTGAGACGGATTATTTTTCACAAGTTATTGATTCATTCAG GTGTTTATTGGAGTTAGTCCCAAAAGATAAAGAAGCTGATGCGATAAACAATAGACTAATTGTGGATGGAGCTAATGGCATTGGTGGGTTGAAACTTGAAGAAATAAAGGCAAAAATCTCTGGATTAGACATTCATGTGAGGAATTCAGGGAAGGGAGAAGGGATACTTAATGAGAGTTGTGGTGCAGACTTTGTTCAGAAGGAGAAAGTTGTTCCTCTTGGCTTTGGTCCTGAAGATGTCGGTTTCAG GTGTGCAAGTTTTGATGGCGACGCTGACCGGCTTGTTTATTTCCGTATCGTATCCTCTAGTGACACTAGGATTGATCTCGTTGATGGTGACAAGATATTATCACTATTCGTGCTGTTTATTAGAGAGCAATTAGATATTATCAATGGAAAAGACAATAAAGGAAATGAAGTACTTCCTACACGTTTTGGTGTAATTCAAACAGCTTATGCAAATGGTGCATCAACAGATTTTCTCAAGAACATTGGTCTCGAAGTTGTATTCACTCCAACTGGAGTGAAATATCTTCACAAGGAAGCCCTAAAATATGATATCGGTATCTACTTTGAAGCCAATGGACATGGGACAGTGCTATTCTCAGATCATTTTGTCTCACAACTGGAATCTTTGACCAGTGAGTtttcttcaaaggctgcag GTTCTTCACAACACCAAGCTGCTATGAGATTGTTGGCCACAAGTCAGCTAATTAATCAGGcagttggagatgctctaagtgGAATGCTTTTGGTGGAGGCTGTTTTGCAATACAAGGGCTGGTCGTTTCAGAATTGGTGTGACCTGTACACTGATCTGCCCAGTAGACAATTGAAG GTTAAAGTTCAAGATCGAAATTCTATTGTTACAACAGATGCAGAAAGAAGGGTTTGCCAGCCTAATGGGCTGCAGGAACTGATAGATGGGGAGATAT CAAATTACTCTCATGGGCGATGTTTCGTGCGGCCATCTGGTACCGAGGATGTGGTGCGTGTATATGCAGAGGCATCTTCAGAGGAAGCAGCTGATAGCCTTGCAAAACGAGTGGCGCAGCATGTTGAGCGCATTCTTGGATAA
- the LOC127778599 gene encoding F-box/LRR-repeat protein At2g43260-like, which translates to MAPPGTSRRRGRRGRRAAGRCAGLPLDALFEIMLRLPARDVCRLRAVCRSWRAVASDRAFVDAHASRHPGPYVAASFSDDDGGDESCGVDIVDLSSGDIVKTIYTDVSGSRVQRTRLDLVCLVEGPSPLDATVLDPVTGATYSPAKRISADNEDLLSSGRLIMESCAFGKVPSTGEYKVLRLLGSGNPCELYECEIMTVNSAGALQWRAIQGPQLPVCSSNNMSVWSSNNMRSVVINGVAYFLLDYSRLYCSNDGLLIRPGNIVPFNLETEEWMGILNGPKPVARGRDMIVISSTLEIMEQLSLADLNGSLVMVHAVYGSPMDLWFLSDLEQGLWVKKYSIDFEYYNNNAYPLLLLDDEKIVFLLRGTNVLQSYDLKDDTYTDILVLPDFRSVGIYTGNLLSLEGGLN; encoded by the coding sequence AtggcgccgccggggacgagCAGGAGGAGGGGACGGCGTGGTCGTCGGGCGGCGGGCCGGTGCGCGGGGCTGCCCCTCGACGCGCTGTTCGAGATCATGCTGCGGCTGCCGGCGAGGGACGtctgccgcctccgcgccgtctGCCGGTCGTGGCGCGCCGTGGCCTCCGACCGGGCCTTCGTCGACGCGCACGCCTCCCGCCACCCGGGCCCGtacgtcgccgcctccttctccgatgacgacggcggcgacgagtccTGCGGCGTCGACATCGTCGACCTGTCCTCCGGCGACATCGTCAAGACTATTTACACCGACGTCAGTGGATCCAGAGTGCAGCGCACGCGCCTCGACCTCGTCTGCCTCGTTGAAGGGCCTAGCCCCTTGGATGCCACCGTGCTGGATCCGGTCACCGGTGCTACCTACAGCCCGGCAAAGAGGATCTCTGCGGATAATGAGGATTTGCTGAGTTCAGGCCGTCTCATAATGGAATCCTGTGCTTTTGGGAAGGTCCCCTCTACAGGAGAGTACAAGGTGCTCCGTCTCCTTGGTTCTGGTAACCCATGTGAGCTATACGAGTGCGAGATCATGACCGTGAATAGTGCTGGCGCTTTGCAATGGAGGGCGATACAAGGACCTCAGCTACCTGTTTGTTCAAGTAACAATATGAGTGTTTGGTCAAGTAACAATATGAGAAGTGTGGTCATCAATGGGGTTGCGTATTTCCTGTTAGATTATTCGAGGCTCTATTGCTCAAATGATGGCTTGCTTATTCGACCAGGTAACATAGTTCCATTTAACCTTGAGACGGAGGAATGGATGGGTATTCTAAACGGACCGAAACCAGTCGCCAGGGGACGGGATATGATTGTTATCTCCTCAACCTTGGAAATTATGGAGCAACTCTCGCTAGCCGACTTGAATGGGTCCTTAGTGATGGTGCATGCTGTATACGGTTCCCCCATGGACCTGTGGTTTCTGTCAGATCTTGAGCAAGGACTCTGGGTTAAGAAGTACAGCATAGATTTCGAATACTATAATAACAATGCTTATCCTTTGCTGCTGTTAGACGATGAGAAGATTGTCTTCCTACTGCGGGGAACTAATGTTCTACAAAGTTATGATCTAAAAGATGACACATACACTGATATATTGGTGCTGCCAGATTTCAGATCCGTTGGCATTTATACTGGAAATCTATTGAGCTTGGAGGGTGGTCTGAACTGA